Proteins from one Sarcophilus harrisii chromosome 2, mSarHar1.11, whole genome shotgun sequence genomic window:
- the LOC116421200 gene encoding zinc finger protein 260-like — protein MGPGSHGPHPQEMVTLKDVAVDFTKEEWGLLEPSQKELYKEVMVENAKNLLSLGLPVLREEVTSYFEQREALWMLDQEGLRKCSPEIRLGMKKTPAGLSHSVFKSHKQRFMCDDPCDFTWREICELHERIQIRERHYEGNQYGKGFIKKETLIVHKRIHTARMPYECNQCGKAFRQNGALIRHQIIHTGETHYECNQCGKAFLNNQCLIEHQRTHTGEKSYECNHCGKTFRKKSTLTGHQRIHTGEKPYKCNQCGKAFRQNATLIGHQRIHTGEKPYKCNQCGKAFRQNAALIGHQRIHTGEKPYECEQCGKTFRRKGALTKHQRIHTGEKPYECEQCGKTFTWKESFINHHRMHTGEKPYECNQCGKTFTWKESFIKHHRIHTGKELYECNQCGKTFTWKDSFIKHHRIHTGVKLYECKQCGKAFSKKGTLTVHQRIHTGEKPYECNQCGKTFKHKNSLLTHERIHTGEKPYECKQCGKAFKKKASLTGHQRFHTGEKPYECKQCGKAFTTKDSLTGHQRIHTREKPYECKQCGKAFTTKDSLTGHQRIHTGEKPYEYNQCGKTFTKMVSLTIHQRIHTGEKLYKCNQCGKAFTKRESLIVHQRIHTGEKPYECNQCGKAFTERKALTIHQRIHTGEKPYLCNQCGKTFTQKGALTVHQRIHTGEKPYECNQCGKAFRQKGTLTNHQRIHIVEKFYEYNQYGKGFI, from the exons ATGGGCCCTGGGAGCCACGGACCTCATCCTCAG GAGATGGTGACATTAAAGGATGTGGCTGTGGACTTCACTAAGGAAGAGTGGGGGCTCTTGGAGCCCTCTCAGAAGGAGCTGTACAAGGAGGTCATGGTGGAGAATGCCAAGAACCTGCTATCCCTGG GGCTTCCAGTTCTCAGAGAAGAGGTGACCTCTTATTTTGAGCAAAGGGAAGCACTGTGGATGCTGGACCAAGAAGGCCTGAGGAAATGCTCTCCAG AGATCAGACTTGGAATGAAGAAAACTCCTGCAGGGCTAAGCcattctgtgttcaaatctcacAAGCAAAGATTCATGTGTGATGATCCCTGTGACTTTACTTGGAGAGAAATCTGTGAATTACATGAGAGAATCCAGATTAGAGAGAGACATTATGAAGGTAACCAATATGGAAAaggttttataaaaaaggaaactctTATTGTACATAAGAGAATCCACACTGCAAGGatgccttatgaatgtaatcaatgtggaaaggcttttagacaaAATGGAGCTCTTATTAGACATCAGataatccacactggagagacacattatgaatgtaaccagtgtggaaaggcttttttAAATAACCAATGTCTTATTGAGCATCAAAgaacccacactggagagaaaagTTATGAATGTAACCattgtggaaagacttttagaaaaAAGAGTACTCTTACTGGACATCAGaggatccacactggagagaaaccttataaatgtaatcaatgtggaaaggcttttagacaaAATGCAACTCTTAttggacatcagagaatccacactggagagaaaccttataaatgtaatcaatgtggaaaggcttttagacaaAATGCAGCTCTTATTGGacatcaaagaatccacactggagagaaaccttatgagtgtgaacaatgtggaaagacttttagaagAAAGGGAGCTCTTACtaaacatcaaagaattcatactggagagaaaccttatgagtgtgaacagtgtggaaagacttttacatGGAAGGAGAGTTTTATTAACCATCATAGAAtgcacactggagaaaaaccttatgaatgtaaccaatgtggaaagacttttaccTGGAAGGAGAGTTTTATTAAACATCATAGAATCCACACTGGAAAGGAactttatgaatgtaaccaatgtggaaagacttttaccTGGAAGGATAGTTTTATTAAACATCATAGAATCCACACTGGAGTGAAACTTTATGAATGTAaacaatgtggaaaggcttttagcaAAAAGGGAACTCTTACTgtgcatcagagaatccacactggagagaaaccttatgaatgtaaccagtgtgggaAGACTTTCAAACATAAGAATAGTCTTCTTACACatgagagaatccacactggagagaaaccatatgaatgtaagcaatgtgggaaggcttttaaaaaaaaggcctCTCTTACTGGACATCAAAGattccacactggagagaaaccatatgaATGTAAGCAATGTGGGAAGGCTTTTACAACAAAGGACTCTCTTACTGGacatcaaagaatccacactAGAGAGAAACCATATGAATGTAAGCAATGTGGGAAGGCTTTTACAACAAAGGACTCTCTTACTGGacatcaaagaatccacactggagagaaaccatatgaatataaccagtgtggaaagacttttacaaAGATGGTATCTCTCACcatacatcagagaatccacactggagagaaactttataaatgtaaccaatgtggaaaggcttttaccaAAAGGGAATCActtattgtacatcagagaatccatactggagaaaaaccttatgaatgtaaccagtgtggaaaagcttttacagAAAGAAAAGCTCTTACTATACACCAGAGAATCCATACAGGGGAGAAACCTTACCtgtgtaaccagtgtggaaagacttttacacAAAAGGGagctcttactgtacatcagagaatccacactggagagaaaccttatgaatgtaaccagtgtggaaaagcttttagaCAAAAGGGAACTCTTACTaaccatcagagaatccacataGTAGAGAAATTTTATGAATACAACCAATATGGAAAgggttttatataa